One Prinia subflava isolate CZ2003 ecotype Zambia chromosome 8, Cam_Psub_1.2, whole genome shotgun sequence DNA window includes the following coding sequences:
- the NSRP1 gene encoding nuclear speckle splicing regulatory protein 1 → MAALGKQYGLIMPKKLPQKNLVSKKLSVFAEESDEEPTVGESLQKEALKKQAMKQTKLEIQKALEEDATVYEYDSIYDEMQQKKKESSAKMLAGNDDKRPRYIHNILKAAEIRKKEQERRMERKIQKEREMEGGEFAHKEAFVTSAYKKKLQERAEEEERERRESALEAYLDVTKQRDLSGFYRHLLNQCVGEEEMPKCSFREARIKEEKPDSQDEPNERNKCPSERQRVKPSKKENNPDADTDIGTDSSDDDKRHKHGKVDLKKKKRRESSVSSEEEVKHHKSQRHSRSPSSSSVEEEPRTKAQTSHQRGESRPGKRGSDEQYREKDYERSRTHEKDHQREREERHRHGDHNNRDHYRRREDQDDKQRGKERKEREGHGREGRRAKEREEKGSEKEREKERTRNDKDRYNDREKERGEKYREREDHAKERREKYGSDEKKYRERRESTPTSLEKDGESDLGKERKRKDREMDEKASSSSGISEQKCKAGEEGQKDEKEQAQKAPEGLSKFAKRSNEETVMSARDRYLARQMARVSTKPYIEKEED, encoded by the exons CCAACTGTTGGGGAAAGTCTTCAAAAAGAAGCATTGAAAAAGCAAGCAATGAAACAG ACTAAATTGGAGATTCAGAAGGCTTTAGAAGAAGATGCTACAGTATATGAATATGACAGTATTTATGATGAAATGCagcagaagaagaaggaaagcagtgCCAAAATGTTAGCTGGAAATGATGACAAAAGG CCCAGATATATCCACAATATCCTCAAAGCAGCTGAGATTAGAAAGAAGGAGCAAGAAAGAcgaatggaaagaaaaattcagaaagagCGTGAAATGGAAGGAGGAGAGTTTGCACATAAAGAGGCTTTTGTGACTTCAGCCTATAAGAAGAAGCTGCAAGAAagagctgaggaggaggagagagaaagaagagaatcAGCTCTTGAGG cATACCTGGATGTGACCAAACAGAGGGATCTCAGTGGATTCTACAGACATCTTTTAAACCAGTGTGTGGGGGAAGAAGAGATGCCTAAATGCAGCTTCCGTGAAGCCAG gataaaggaagaaaaacctgaCAGTCAGGATGAGCCCAACGAAAGGAACAAATGCCCGTCGGAAAGACAAAGAGTGAAGCCctctaagaaagaaaataatcccGATGCTGATACCGACATAGGAACTGATAGTAGTGATGATGACAAGAGACACAAGCATGGTAAAGTggatttgaaaaagaaaaaaaggagggagagctCTGTGAGCAGTGAAGAGGAGGTTAAACATCACAAAAGCCAGAGGCATTCCAGGTCACCAAGCTCATCCAGTGTGGAGGAAGAGCCACGAACCAAAGCTCAAACAAGTCAtcagaggggagagagcaggCCAGGCAAAAGGGGAAGTGATGAACAGTACAGGGAAAAGGATTATGAGAGAAGCAGGACCCATGAAAAGGATCAccagagggaaagggaagagagacaTAGGCATGGGGATCACAATAACAGAGATCACTACAGAAGGAGGGAAGATCAAGATGATAAAcaaagggggaaggaaagaaaagaaagggagggaCATGGTagagaagggaggagggcaaaggagagagaggagaagggcTCAGAGAAGGAAcgagagaaagaaagaacaagaaatgaTAAAGACAGATATAAtgacagagagaaggaaagaggagagaaatacagagaaagggaagatcatgcaaaggagaggagagagaaatatGGCAGTgatgaaaagaaatacagagagaggagggaaagtACTCCTACATCTTTagaaaaagatggagagagtgatctgggaaaagagagaaagagaaaggacagAGAGATGGATGAGAAGGCAAGCTCCAGCTCTGGAATATCTGAGCAGAAGTGTAAAGCTGGAGAAGAAGGGCAGAAAGATGAGAAAGAGCAAGCACAGAAAGCACCCGAGGGCCTGAGCAAATTTGCCAAAAGGAGCAACGAGGAGACGGTGATGTCAGCACGGGACCGGTACCTGGCGCGGCAGATGGCCCGGGTCAGCACCAAGCCCTACATCGAGAAGGAGGAGGATTGA